A genomic stretch from Desulfohalobium retbaense DSM 5692 includes:
- a CDS encoding substrate-binding periplasmic protein has translation MLHPFRVVVLSFLWSTCLLLLSVSAPASGLESVRERGVLRHLGVEEYANFVTSGREGLSIELIRQFASWLGVEYQFVPTQWSRAVEDLLGRQVLEKNGTLRLGEKRPISGDVLCSGVTALEWRKQLVAFSNPTFLTQVLVVVRGDTPVQPIQPTGAAQGDIARTKGKLHDLELIGLPDTCLDPELYGVKSARPPLKVRDLRPAQLVPRLLDGQVEAVLLDVPSVLMALSHWPGQLKVLGPVSSLQYMACAFRPHDIQLRQAFNRFMEKIRWDGTYYRMVEKYYPSIFSYFPHFFANISPEKLSNDSFKMLSFPGSRE, from the coding sequence ATGCTGCACCCATTCCGGGTGGTCGTGCTGAGTTTTTTGTGGAGTACGTGTCTTCTCTTGCTCAGCGTTTCGGCTCCGGCCTCGGGGCTGGAGTCTGTTCGTGAACGGGGCGTTCTTCGCCATCTTGGGGTCGAGGAATATGCGAATTTCGTCACCAGCGGTCGTGAGGGATTGTCGATCGAATTGATACGGCAATTTGCCTCCTGGCTGGGAGTGGAATACCAATTCGTTCCGACCCAATGGTCCCGAGCCGTTGAGGATTTGCTTGGCCGGCAAGTCCTTGAAAAAAACGGCACGCTGCGGCTGGGAGAGAAGCGGCCGATCAGCGGAGATGTCCTGTGTAGCGGTGTCACGGCCTTGGAGTGGCGGAAACAATTGGTGGCATTCTCCAATCCGACCTTTTTGACTCAGGTTCTGGTTGTGGTGCGGGGCGATACGCCGGTGCAGCCTATCCAGCCGACCGGGGCGGCACAAGGGGATATCGCCCGCACAAAGGGCAAACTCCACGACCTGGAACTCATAGGGCTTCCTGACACTTGCCTGGACCCTGAACTATATGGCGTCAAATCGGCAAGGCCCCCGCTCAAGGTGAGGGACTTGCGACCGGCTCAACTTGTGCCGCGTCTTTTGGATGGGCAGGTGGAAGCTGTATTACTTGACGTTCCCAGCGTGCTCATGGCCCTGTCCCATTGGCCTGGACAACTCAAGGTCCTTGGGCCGGTGTCGTCCCTGCAATACATGGCCTGCGCTTTTCGGCCACACGATATACAGTTGCGGCAGGCCTTTAACCGGTTTATGGAAAAAATCCGCTGGGACGGGACCTATTACCGGATGGTCGAGAAATACTATCCCTCAATTTTTAGTTATTTCCCGCATTTTTTTGCGAATATTTCACCGGAAAAACTCTCCAATGATTCATTCAAAATGCTTTCCTTCCCTGGTTCTCGGGAATAA
- a CDS encoding MFS transporter, which translates to MTARTLAVLAALYFFHFFRHGMVLPLVPLYASEMGASSAFVGVIVSGFNLLSLCLALYVGRVADKVAVRTMLLVAAAGNIVYSLLLLVAQGPWGIFVAQLSGGLGFLFLIVSSQAAVSQIPQQGKRERGFGLLSFAAALGQGTGPVVGGWIVSVAGYTTVFILAVGLALTGLSAIWVRHEKTGTPGQIPQWREAGTLLKDKRFLGVLLFTLSILFAVSLRGSFLPLLLRQKGFSPGLIGAYLSLFAVAMTVVRVWVGRLMGATSRPFLVAIALVLITIPVALMPLVHNQWGVAGALVVFGLGFGISQPLSMVMVSDLSHSENSGLAMGLRFTTITAATFSSPLILGAVAEIAGLSAAFVVPTLLLLTTAVVLWGGWHRLRAQQLK; encoded by the coding sequence ATGACCGCACGGACCCTGGCGGTGTTGGCCGCATTGTATTTCTTTCATTTTTTCCGCCACGGCATGGTCCTGCCCCTGGTCCCGTTGTATGCTTCGGAAATGGGGGCCTCTTCAGCCTTTGTCGGAGTGATCGTCTCGGGATTTAATCTGCTCTCCCTGTGTTTGGCTCTGTATGTGGGGCGTGTGGCGGACAAGGTGGCGGTGCGGACGATGCTGCTTGTGGCGGCTGCGGGCAATATTGTCTACAGCCTGTTGTTGCTGGTGGCGCAAGGTCCTTGGGGGATTTTTGTGGCCCAGTTGTCCGGCGGGTTGGGGTTTTTATTCCTGATCGTTTCCTCCCAGGCGGCGGTGTCGCAGATACCGCAACAAGGCAAGCGGGAGAGGGGGTTCGGACTGCTCTCGTTCGCCGCGGCCCTGGGGCAGGGAACAGGACCCGTGGTTGGGGGGTGGATTGTCTCGGTGGCGGGATATACCACGGTCTTTATCCTTGCCGTGGGGCTTGCCCTGACAGGTTTGAGCGCCATTTGGGTCCGTCACGAGAAAACGGGCACGCCGGGGCAGATTCCGCAATGGCGGGAAGCGGGAACCTTGCTGAAAGACAAGCGCTTTCTCGGGGTTTTGCTATTTACCTTGAGCATCCTTTTTGCCGTCAGCCTGCGGGGATCGTTCTTGCCCCTTTTGCTGCGCCAAAAGGGATTTTCTCCAGGATTGATCGGAGCCTATCTCTCTTTGTTTGCTGTGGCCATGACCGTGGTGCGGGTCTGGGTTGGTCGTCTGATGGGGGCCACGAGTCGGCCTTTTCTTGTCGCGATCGCCTTGGTCCTGATCACCATTCCCGTGGCCCTGATGCCGCTGGTGCACAATCAATGGGGCGTGGCCGGAGCACTGGTGGTTTTCGGACTTGGATTCGGCATATCGCAGCCGCTGTCCATGGTTATGGTCTCGGATTTGTCTCACAGCGAGAACAGCGGCTTGGCCATGGGGCTCCGTTTTACGACTATCACGGCGGCGACCTTTTCCAGTCCGTTGATTCTCGGGGCCGTGGCCGAAATCGCCGGACTCTCGGCCGCCTTTGTGGTCCCAACGCTGTTGTTACTGACCACAGCCGTGGTGCTCTGGGGTGGATGGCACCGTTTGCGGGCTCAGCAGCTCAAGTGA
- the gpmA gene encoding 2,3-diphosphoglycerate-dependent phosphoglycerate mutase encodes MFRIVLVRHGQSTWNKENKFTGWTDVPLSPAGEKEALRAAGQLLAAGLDFDICYTSFLKRAIKTLWLIQEAMDRMWLPVVKQWCLNERHYGALQGLDKGQTAAQYGEEQVFQWRRGYAVRPPALPEGDPRLPEHDPRYSRLQQAGRPRTESLADTVARVLPYWNREIVPRIQENRRVLLVAHGNSLRALVKHLEGVSDEAITGLNIPTGIPLVYELGPDMKAIGSYYLGDAEEAATAAAEVQDQGTASRSFG; translated from the coding sequence ATGTTTCGAATCGTTTTGGTTCGCCACGGTCAGAGCACTTGGAATAAGGAGAATAAATTTACCGGTTGGACGGATGTTCCGCTGAGCCCTGCAGGCGAAAAGGAGGCCCTTCGGGCGGCGGGGCAACTCCTTGCGGCCGGACTGGATTTCGATATCTGCTATACCTCTTTTTTGAAGCGGGCTATCAAGACGTTGTGGTTGATCCAGGAAGCCATGGATCGCATGTGGTTGCCGGTGGTCAAGCAGTGGTGTTTGAACGAACGCCATTATGGGGCGTTGCAGGGATTGGACAAAGGACAAACCGCTGCGCAGTACGGCGAGGAGCAAGTATTCCAGTGGCGGCGGGGCTATGCGGTCCGCCCGCCAGCACTGCCGGAAGGAGATCCCCGATTGCCGGAACACGACCCGCGCTATTCGAGGCTCCAGCAGGCTGGACGTCCCCGGACAGAGAGTCTGGCAGATACCGTGGCCAGGGTCCTACCGTATTGGAATCGAGAAATCGTGCCCCGGATCCAGGAAAATCGCCGAGTTCTTCTTGTGGCGCATGGGAACAGCCTGCGGGCACTGGTGAAACATTTGGAGGGCGTGAGTGACGAGGCCATCACCGGGCTCAATATCCCTACTGGCATCCCGCTGGTCTATGAACTCGGTCCGGACATGAAGGCGATTGGCTCCTATTATCTGGGCGATGCGGAGGAAGCGGCAACCGCCGCGGCTGAGGTGCAAGATCAGGGGACGGCTTCCCGATCGTTTGGCTGA
- a CDS encoding ABC transporter substrate binding protein — translation MTLHTFLSERLFSLILVLILGISAGSAVAPTPAAAKEKKNILYINSYHNGYSWSDRIQEGIKETIRESPYKIDLQIEYMDSKKYNYAYIKLMLYDIYSYKFDQKHFDAIIVSDNNAFTFIRQFHDDLFPGVPVIFCGINNLEKEQIQRRNLYTGLLENFDFQHNIELALRLHPQKDRVIVIGDQSVTGKAIRSQIQKAASNLSERVEFEYWSNYTLEKIISNVQDLPKDTFIYFIPIYKNISDQFYSAEELLSVINQNTNVPCYSGWEFLLGNGIIGGKLLSGYRHGEIAANMALQVLSGTSPNKISIIEKPQDKLLFDYNALKKFYIQKSQLPADSTVINEPDLFYELNQQVFWTIIISLILLSITLVLLVINIIQRKSVEQKIKDQLSFLQLLMDTIPIPIYFKNKDGTYENCNTSFEKWFSISRSQITGKSDDDLQGKGLVQLYQEVDDSILESAGVRTYEDSILSSNGEIHDVILHKATYKNAKGEIAGFVGVLFDITDRKKAEDNLRKAEEKYRSIFENSPLGIFRITPRGKLLDCNPALARMMGYETPSALMFETDEFPRALFADERQEREVRKMLQRGSGIVQFERQFRRRDGQNLTLNINVRIIRHSLGTIKHFEGFAEDVTQKVNLERQLLQSQKMEAIGTLAGGIAHDFNNILTSIINSIELASMDVDPDSMAGNDLERALKAAQRGSHLVKQILTFSRPSQDGFISTNLAHVLQEDLSLIKASLPRNIEIRENIQARHETTTADPTQIHQIVMNLCTNAFQALREHGGVLEVSLSEVALDQKEAKALHIASGNYLCLAVSDNGPGIDTDILNKIFDPFFTTKGKGEGTGLGLAVVHGIAKNHNGAVRVSSLPWEKTSFEILLPMQEHDDELDQPQTVPSIRGAERILFVEDDEDQIATIPRVLEQLGYQVQAESDVTKALDRFRETPDQFDVVITDFDMPEVNGLELAKEIKTIAPTTPVILVSGRETAIQALGQVDNICKLVRKPYNRLSLSQAIREAMTYLQRPHQ, via the coding sequence ATGACGCTTCACACTTTCCTTTCCGAGAGACTCTTTTCCCTTATCCTGGTGCTTATACTTGGCATCAGCGCTGGGAGTGCTGTGGCTCCGACACCTGCAGCCGCAAAGGAAAAAAAGAATATCCTGTATATCAATTCCTACCACAACGGATATTCATGGTCAGACCGTATTCAGGAAGGGATAAAGGAAACCATTCGTGAAAGTCCGTATAAAATAGATCTGCAAATAGAATATATGGACTCAAAAAAATATAATTATGCATACATCAAATTAATGCTGTATGACATATACTCTTATAAATTCGATCAAAAACACTTTGACGCCATCATCGTCTCGGACAACAATGCCTTCACTTTTATACGCCAATTCCATGACGACCTTTTTCCTGGCGTACCAGTCATTTTTTGTGGTATAAACAACCTTGAAAAAGAACAAATCCAAAGAAGAAATCTCTATACTGGCCTTTTAGAAAATTTTGACTTTCAGCATAATATTGAACTTGCCTTACGTCTACACCCACAAAAAGACCGAGTGATTGTTATTGGCGACCAGTCGGTCACCGGAAAAGCCATCCGCAGCCAAATTCAAAAAGCAGCTTCCAACCTTTCTGAACGCGTTGAATTTGAATATTGGTCAAACTACACTCTTGAAAAAATAATTTCTAATGTCCAGGATTTACCGAAAGATACATTCATCTACTTTATTCCCATATATAAAAACATCAGTGACCAATTCTACTCCGCTGAGGAGTTGTTGAGCGTCATCAATCAAAACACGAATGTACCCTGCTACAGCGGTTGGGAATTCTTGCTGGGCAATGGAATCATCGGTGGCAAACTCCTCAGTGGGTATCGCCACGGAGAAATCGCAGCCAACATGGCCCTCCAGGTGTTGTCCGGCACCTCGCCCAACAAAATCAGTATTATCGAGAAACCGCAAGATAAGCTCTTATTTGACTACAACGCACTAAAAAAATTCTACATCCAAAAATCACAACTCCCTGCGGACAGTACAGTAATCAACGAACCCGATCTGTTTTATGAACTCAACCAGCAGGTCTTTTGGACAATTATCATCAGTCTGATTTTACTGAGCATCACGCTCGTCTTACTGGTGATCAATATTATCCAGCGCAAATCTGTAGAACAAAAGATCAAGGACCAGCTCTCATTTTTGCAGTTACTCATGGATACCATTCCCATCCCCATCTACTTCAAAAACAAGGACGGGACTTATGAGAACTGCAACACGTCCTTTGAGAAATGGTTTTCTATCTCCCGCTCCCAGATTACCGGTAAAAGTGACGACGACCTTCAAGGGAAAGGGTTGGTGCAGCTGTACCAGGAAGTCGATGATTCGATCCTGGAAAGTGCCGGAGTACGGACGTATGAAGACAGTATCCTCAGCAGTAACGGTGAAATCCACGATGTTATCTTGCACAAAGCCACCTATAAAAATGCCAAAGGAGAAATAGCTGGTTTTGTTGGCGTCCTCTTTGATATCACCGATCGCAAAAAAGCAGAGGACAATCTGCGCAAAGCTGAAGAAAAATACCGCTCGATTTTCGAAAATTCTCCTTTGGGCATCTTCCGGATCACTCCTCGGGGCAAACTCTTGGACTGCAATCCAGCCTTGGCCCGAATGATGGGCTATGAGACCCCGTCCGCCCTGATGTTCGAAACCGACGAATTCCCTCGGGCCTTGTTCGCTGACGAACGCCAGGAACGAGAAGTCCGGAAAATGCTCCAACGCGGTTCAGGCATCGTCCAATTTGAGCGGCAGTTCCGGCGGCGTGATGGACAGAATCTGACCTTGAACATCAACGTCCGCATTATTCGCCACAGTCTCGGAACCATCAAGCATTTTGAGGGGTTTGCCGAGGACGTAACCCAGAAGGTCAACCTGGAACGGCAGCTGCTGCAGTCCCAGAAAATGGAAGCCATTGGGACCCTGGCCGGCGGAATCGCCCACGACTTCAACAACATCCTCACCTCGATCATCAACTCTATCGAACTGGCGAGCATGGATGTCGACCCGGATTCCATGGCCGGCAATGACCTGGAACGGGCCCTGAAAGCGGCGCAACGCGGCAGCCATCTGGTCAAACAGATCCTGACCTTCAGCCGCCCTTCCCAGGACGGATTCATTTCCACCAATCTGGCCCACGTCCTCCAGGAAGACCTCAGTCTGATCAAGGCCTCGTTGCCACGGAACATCGAGATCCGGGAAAATATCCAGGCCAGGCATGAAACCACCACAGCCGACCCCACGCAGATCCATCAGATCGTGATGAACCTGTGCACAAATGCCTTCCAGGCCCTGCGCGAACACGGGGGCGTCCTTGAAGTCAGTTTAAGCGAGGTGGCCCTGGACCAGAAAGAAGCCAAGGCGCTGCATATTGCGTCCGGCAACTACCTCTGTTTGGCCGTTTCCGACAACGGGCCGGGGATTGATACCGATATTTTGAACAAGATTTTCGACCCCTTTTTCACCACAAAGGGCAAAGGGGAAGGCACCGGACTTGGGTTGGCCGTGGTCCACGGCATCGCCAAAAACCACAATGGGGCTGTCCGCGTCAGCAGCCTGCCCTGGGAAAAGACCAGCTTTGAAATTTTGCTGCCCATGCAGGAACACGATGATGAACTGGATCAACCGCAAACCGTGCCCTCGATCAGGGGCGCGGAACGCATCCTGTTTGTCGAAGACGACGAGGACCAGATCGCGACGATTCCCAGGGTCCTTGAACAACTCGGCTACCAGGTCCAGGCCGAAAGCGACGTAACGAAGGCCCTGGACCGGTTCCGCGAAACCCCGGACCAGTTTGATGTGGTTATCACCGATTTTGACATGCCCGAGGTCAACGGGCTGGAATTGGCCAAGGAAATCAAGACCATCGCCCCTACAACGCCGGTCATCCTCGTTTCCGGCCGCGAAACGGCCATCCAGGCCCTGGGACAGGTGGATAATATCTGCAAATTGGTGCGCAAGCCCTACAACCGCTTGAGCCTTTCCCAGGCTATTCGGGAAGCAATGACCTATTTACAAAGGCCGCACCAATGA
- a CDS encoding sigma-54-dependent transcriptional regulator: MAKILIIDDDAQLCETMQSLTSRLNHECQSAQTLHEGLQALKNDDYDLVFLDVRLPDGNGLDVLQDIKGARSQPEVVILTGQGDPDGAELAIQRGVWDYLIKPSPIKQTKLTLTRALTYREEKQNKSNVVALNLENVIGRSAKMKACFDLIAQGAPSDSNVLITGETGTGKELFARTFHNNSPRAKGPFVVVDCASLTESLVESTLFGHKKGAFTGAQEDRDGLVKLAHGGTLFLDEIGELPLSIQKAFLRVLQERRFRPVGETKEVQSDFRLIAATNKDLAALVESGEFRQDLLFRLKTMHLDLPPLRERPEDIKPLAMYFLDKMCEEHKLPTKGYDADFFATLAAYGWPGNVRELFNVLERAFVAAGEEQTLYAMHLPQDIRIKVTKATLRQSCQSNSSKSQGAMEAAKDLTSGPSGPQDGVFPSPLPPLKEFRALMERRYLEHLIRMTEADIKEILEISGLSRSHFYAMVKKHGITF, translated from the coding sequence ATGGCTAAGATCCTCATTATCGATGACGACGCCCAACTCTGCGAAACCATGCAGAGTCTGACTTCACGTCTCAACCACGAGTGCCAAAGCGCCCAGACGCTGCACGAGGGACTCCAGGCCTTGAAAAACGACGATTACGACCTGGTCTTCCTTGATGTTCGCCTTCCCGACGGAAACGGTCTCGATGTCTTGCAAGATATCAAGGGCGCCCGGTCCCAGCCCGAAGTGGTCATCCTCACCGGACAAGGCGACCCTGACGGCGCTGAACTGGCCATCCAGCGGGGGGTCTGGGACTATCTGATCAAACCCTCGCCCATCAAACAGACCAAGCTGACCCTGACCCGGGCGCTGACCTACCGCGAAGAAAAACAGAATAAAAGCAATGTGGTCGCCCTGAATCTGGAAAATGTCATCGGACGCAGCGCGAAAATGAAGGCCTGTTTTGACCTTATCGCCCAGGGTGCCCCCTCCGATTCCAACGTCCTGATCACAGGAGAGACCGGAACGGGTAAAGAACTCTTTGCCCGTACCTTCCACAACAACAGCCCCCGTGCCAAAGGCCCCTTTGTCGTAGTCGACTGCGCCTCTTTGACCGAGAGCCTGGTCGAAAGCACCCTTTTCGGACACAAAAAAGGGGCGTTTACAGGGGCCCAGGAAGACAGGGACGGGTTGGTTAAACTGGCCCATGGCGGGACCTTGTTTCTCGACGAGATCGGGGAATTGCCGCTGTCCATCCAGAAAGCGTTTCTGCGCGTCCTGCAAGAGCGCCGTTTTCGCCCGGTGGGGGAAACCAAGGAAGTCCAAAGTGACTTCAGACTCATTGCCGCCACGAACAAGGACCTTGCCGCATTGGTGGAATCCGGGGAATTCCGTCAGGACCTGCTGTTCAGGCTCAAGACCATGCACCTCGATCTCCCTCCGCTCCGAGAACGCCCGGAAGACATCAAACCCTTGGCCATGTATTTTCTGGACAAGATGTGCGAAGAGCACAAACTCCCGACAAAAGGCTATGATGCTGATTTTTTTGCCACCCTGGCCGCCTATGGCTGGCCCGGCAATGTGCGGGAGCTTTTTAATGTCCTGGAGCGGGCCTTTGTGGCGGCTGGCGAGGAGCAAACCCTCTATGCCATGCACCTGCCACAGGACATTCGTATCAAGGTCACCAAAGCGACCTTGCGGCAGAGTTGTCAAAGCAATTCCTCTAAATCCCAGGGGGCAATGGAGGCGGCAAAGGACCTTACAAGTGGCCCGTCTGGACCTCAGGACGGCGTTTTTCCTTCCCCATTGCCGCCACTCAAGGAATTCCGCGCGCTTATGGAGCGACGCTATCTTGAGCACCTCATTCGCATGACCGAGGCCGACATCAAGGAAATTCTTGAAATTTCAGGCCTATCTCGCTCCCATTTCTACGCCATGGTCAAAAAGCACGGCATCACGTTCTAA
- a CDS encoding FAD-dependent oxidoreductase, with protein sequence MSPLFRKKDESSQEQQWFLPQEQQTYLRELFQQLNAPVQIHLYTAKGTNDAYNDFARKFCTDLARLSESITVHEHDLQEESAQNGKVTRSPTLLINPEQFNIRFTGAPAGEEGRSFIQTLLLVSTKNTELGAESKQLLHDLDDERRIRVFVNPNCPYCPGQCINAIKAAVQRPDLVSAECVETVENPDLADTYAVGSVPHTVINEWEASKGLLPLEAFLYELVTLTPVQEALDASEETHSHAERPVESCDVVIVGAGPAGLTAAIYLERAGLQTVVLEKDIIGGQVAVTPVVENYPAFTSIGGKQLMEMVESQAREYADIREGEEVEEIKVGKAIETLTRRSTYHSKSLLLATGATWKKLDVPGEDRLFGKGVGYCATCDGYLFKEKRVHIVGGGNTAVTEALHLKNLGAEVALIHRRDALRAEPHLQRSLEHENIPVLWNTIVEEIVGQDKVTGLRLKNVQSGTPQEVATDGIFIAVGESPNTQLARDLGITLDAHGYIQADRSCRTTIPRIYAAGDAIGGVNQIVTAVGEGATAALSIFHDWQKTNRNT encoded by the coding sequence ATGTCCCCGCTTTTTCGTAAAAAAGACGAGTCCAGCCAAGAACAGCAATGGTTTTTGCCCCAAGAGCAACAAACCTATCTCCGGGAACTCTTTCAACAACTCAACGCCCCGGTCCAGATCCATCTCTATACCGCCAAAGGGACAAACGACGCCTATAACGATTTTGCCCGCAAATTCTGCACCGATCTCGCCCGCCTTTCCGAGAGCATAACCGTCCACGAACACGATCTCCAGGAGGAATCGGCCCAAAACGGGAAGGTGACACGATCTCCGACACTACTGATCAATCCCGAGCAATTCAATATCCGCTTTACCGGAGCGCCGGCGGGCGAAGAGGGGCGGTCGTTCATTCAGACACTGCTGCTGGTCTCCACAAAAAACACCGAACTCGGGGCAGAAAGCAAGCAGTTGTTGCATGATCTCGACGACGAGCGGCGGATCCGGGTCTTTGTCAACCCGAACTGCCCGTATTGTCCTGGTCAATGCATTAACGCCATCAAGGCTGCGGTTCAGCGACCCGATCTGGTCAGCGCTGAATGCGTCGAAACTGTTGAAAATCCCGATCTTGCCGACACCTACGCTGTGGGCTCAGTCCCGCACACAGTGATCAACGAGTGGGAAGCGAGCAAAGGGTTGTTGCCCCTTGAGGCCTTCCTCTACGAATTGGTGACCCTCACTCCGGTCCAAGAAGCGTTGGACGCGTCTGAAGAGACCCATTCTCACGCTGAAAGACCGGTGGAATCGTGTGATGTGGTCATTGTCGGTGCTGGGCCGGCTGGGCTGACAGCCGCGATTTACCTTGAACGCGCCGGGCTGCAGACCGTTGTTCTCGAAAAAGACATCATTGGGGGACAGGTGGCCGTGACCCCGGTTGTTGAGAACTATCCCGCGTTCACCTCCATCGGTGGCAAACAACTCATGGAGATGGTTGAAAGCCAGGCCCGCGAATACGCCGACATCCGCGAAGGCGAGGAGGTCGAAGAGATCAAGGTTGGCAAAGCCATCGAAACCTTGACCCGCAGGAGTACCTACCACAGCAAGAGCCTTCTCCTTGCTACGGGAGCGACCTGGAAAAAACTGGACGTTCCCGGAGAAGACCGTCTTTTTGGCAAAGGCGTGGGCTATTGCGCAACCTGCGACGGGTATCTCTTCAAAGAAAAACGGGTCCATATAGTCGGGGGAGGCAACACCGCGGTCACTGAAGCCCTGCACCTCAAAAACCTCGGGGCCGAAGTTGCGCTCATTCATAGACGAGACGCCCTGCGTGCCGAGCCCCACCTCCAGCGGAGCCTGGAACACGAAAATATCCCCGTCCTTTGGAATACGATCGTCGAAGAAATTGTGGGCCAGGACAAGGTGACGGGGCTACGGCTCAAAAATGTCCAATCCGGAACACCTCAAGAAGTGGCGACCGACGGCATATTCATTGCCGTGGGGGAATCGCCCAACACCCAATTGGCCAGAGACCTGGGGATCACCCTCGACGCCCACGGCTATATCCAGGCCGACCGGTCCTGCCGGACCACTATTCCCCGGATTTATGCTGCCGGCGATGCCATCGGCGGGGTCAACCAGATTGTCACCGCCGTCGGTGAAGGAGCCACCGCGGCTTTGAGCATCTTCCATGACTGGCAAAAGACAAACCGGAACACGTAA